One region of Mucilaginibacter gotjawali genomic DNA includes:
- a CDS encoding HvfC/BufC family peptide modification chaperone, with protein METNKISLPQLQNWMQGMLVKGSPSADERLAIEAVVNTSRRLSAMRHLNIYRSSYIARLRACMQNQFVALAYALGNDLFESFADQYLDSCPSESYTLNTLGGKLPAFLEQTRPDAGLEQKESWPDFMIELAGFEYALSEIFDQRAARDCTILTPDTPDHLLKLTPVLHLFSHRFPVCQYYLDVIRHKEPELPFPDESYCAVSRRDYKLGLFVIRRAQYHFLKSMQEGRSVKKSMKYLAKNFEFKIEDLEKIWPEWKRNFIASGFLSV; from the coding sequence ATGGAAACCAACAAAATATCCTTACCCCAGCTCCAAAACTGGATGCAGGGAATGCTGGTAAAAGGCAGCCCGTCGGCTGATGAACGGTTGGCGATAGAGGCAGTCGTCAACACATCCCGAAGGTTAAGTGCTATGCGGCATCTGAATATTTACCGGAGCAGTTATATTGCCCGGCTAAGGGCCTGTATGCAAAACCAGTTTGTAGCCCTGGCATATGCGCTGGGTAATGACCTGTTTGAATCATTTGCTGATCAATACCTTGATTCCTGCCCTTCAGAAAGTTATACGCTTAATACCCTTGGCGGAAAGCTTCCGGCATTTTTAGAACAAACACGGCCTGATGCCGGCCTGGAGCAAAAAGAAAGCTGGCCCGATTTTATGATCGAACTGGCTGGTTTTGAATATGCGCTTTCTGAAATTTTTGATCAGCGGGCCGCCCGCGACTGCACCATTTTAACGCCGGATACCCCTGATCATTTATTGAAACTTACCCCGGTGCTGCACCTGTTTAGTCACCGGTTTCCTGTTTGCCAGTATTACCTTGATGTTATCCGGCATAAAGAACCAGAGCTGCCATTTCCGGACGAAAGTTATTGCGCCGTAAGCCGCAGAGATTATAAGCTGGGCCTTTTTGTGATACGAAGAGCGCAATATCATTTTCTCAAAAGTATGCAGGAGGGAAGATCTGTCAAGAAATCCATGAAATACCTCGCCAAAAATTTCGAGTTTAAAATAGAAGATCTCGAAAAGATATGGCCCGAATGGAAAAGGAATTTTATTGCTTCCGGCTTTTTGAGCGTATAA
- a CDS encoding divalent metal cation transporter translates to MRLDNSFGMIFSEFATWSIIVVAATVLHNSGVKNINTAADAAKAIEPLVHSFPHAGFLSKLIFSIGIIGLGMLAIPVLSGSAAYSVANAFNWKASLNLKFNKAKGFYIIIIAATLVGLLLNFIGVNPVKALVYAAVLNGVAAVPLLYLILKISSDENIMGEFKSKTISKTILWITFIAMGAAAVAMFYTIFN, encoded by the coding sequence ATGATCTTCTCTGAATTTGCTACATGGAGTATCATCGTTGTTGCCGCAACCGTGCTGCATAATAGCGGGGTAAAAAATATTAATACCGCCGCGGATGCCGCGAAAGCCATAGAACCGCTGGTACATAGTTTTCCGCATGCCGGCTTTTTATCTAAACTAATTTTTTCAATCGGCATTATTGGCCTGGGTATGCTGGCCATCCCCGTACTTTCTGGCTCAGCAGCCTATTCTGTGGCGAATGCTTTTAATTGGAAAGCCAGCCTGAATTTAAAATTTAACAAAGCGAAAGGATTTTACATCATTATTATTGCGGCGACCCTTGTTGGGCTATTGCTGAATTTTATCGGGGTAAACCCGGTGAAGGCGTTGGTTTACGCGGCTGTATTAAATGGCGTAGCAGCCGTTCCCCTTTTGTATTTAATTCTCAAAATATCATCGGATGAAAATATAATGGGAGAATTCAAGAGTAAAACGATTTCGAAGACTATTCTATGGATAACCTTTATAGCGATGGGTGCAGCGGCGGTTGCCATGTTTTATACAATTTTTAACTAA
- a CDS encoding DUF4142 domain-containing protein, whose amino-acid sequence MKIFSKKYLTLPGTALLLLSMGCHSGQKDSSAIADSTNKAQIAATDSANKAQISSSDSSLKASKSLKEDASKFLVKNYESGIYEIQLSELAATNALDPDVKNLAINMVAAHKAINSRISAIAASANFLLPAALNADHQKSLRDLGKLTGADFDKKYINTIVSGHENAVSDYKDAYKNLSEGDTRTFAGETLPKIEDHLAMAKKVKDRIK is encoded by the coding sequence ATGAAAATATTTAGTAAAAAATATTTAACCTTACCAGGCACCGCATTATTATTACTTTCTATGGGCTGTCACTCAGGGCAGAAAGATAGCAGTGCAATTGCTGATTCAACCAATAAGGCACAAATAGCTGCCACCGATTCGGCTAACAAGGCGCAGATCAGCAGCTCTGATTCAAGTTTAAAAGCATCAAAGAGCTTAAAAGAAGATGCGTCGAAATTCCTTGTAAAAAATTACGAATCAGGTATATATGAAATACAATTGTCAGAACTGGCAGCTACTAACGCGCTGGATCCTGATGTAAAAAATCTGGCAATTAATATGGTAGCAGCCCACAAAGCCATCAACTCCCGGATAAGTGCGATAGCCGCCAGTGCAAATTTTTTATTACCCGCCGCACTGAATGCAGATCATCAAAAGAGCCTCCGGGATTTGGGGAAATTAACTGGTGCTGATTTTGATAAAAAATACATAAACACCATCGTGAGCGGTCATGAAAACGCTGTTAGCGACTATAAGGATGCTTATAAGAATTTAAGCGAGGGCGACACCAGGACATTTGCAGGAGAAACTTTACCAAAAATTGAGGATCACCTTGCGATGGCAAAAAAAGTTAAGGACAGGATAAAATAG